Within Claveliimonas bilis, the genomic segment ACTCTCTGGAAAATGTAGATCCGCCCTCCTTAGAAGAGGTAAAGAAGGCAAAAGAAATTCTGCACGCTTTTTAGTGCACTGCCGTCTTATAGTAATCATTTTCAATGATCAGCTCTCCAAGGCGGAGCCTGCATTCCACCAGATATTTCATATTTTCTACATAAATCTTCTGCTCTTCCGCGCTCATGGCGACACTGCCGGAAGGGGTAAAGGTGCCTGTGTATCGGTCATAGGCGCCTTTTTCAGTGAGCCAGGAATTAGAGAAAAAGATGACAACCGGGTCATTTTCGGACATAACATCTGTTCCGGCCAGCATGCGCGAATCATATGTTTCGCCCAGCAAATTTAAAAGAGTAGGAAGAATATCTACCTGTGAGCAGGGCTTCTCAACTTTAATCGGCTCTTTTATACTGGCTGACCATAAAATCCATGTATTTTTGTAGACGTCGAAATCCACGTTCTGTTCATCCAGCATTTCCAGAGTATCCGTACCAAAAGACCTGCCTGCCAGCTCTTCCAGGATATCCAGATCCGAATAGGGAATATGATCCGGCGCCATTACAAGCAATGTCCGATCGGCAATTCCTGCTTCCTCCAGTTTTTCTATCAGGCTCGTCATTCCTTTTTCCAGCTCCAGTCCCGCTGCAATATAAGCCTTCGTCTTTTCAGAATAAGGCAGATTCGCCACTGCCTCCTGATTCCTTTTTGACATCTCATTGCTGTCGAATCCATAAGGAAGATGCCCGCTTAAAGTAAGATAATAAATGTTGAATGGCTCTTTATCCACATAGTCGGCAAAAGACTGCTGTATCATATAATCGTCAGACTGCGGCCAGTATTCATGGCCGCTTTCGTCAGTTTCCTTGGTAACGGGCCGCCCACAGGCATCCGCCTGTCTCCACTCATATCCCAGATTTGGATGAGACAAATCCCTGCCATACATATTTTCATTAAAATGATATCCGATCGAGGTATAGCCTTTTTGATTCAGCCGGTTGGCTAATGTAAAGGGAAGGCTTGTCCCCTGTTCTCCAGTCTCGCTCATACTGACCGGAAAGGCTGCTTTCGGATAAAGTCCTGTCAGATTCTGAAATTCACCGCCGGAAGTACTGGTAAAATGCAGTGTAGAATAAAAATTCTCAAACACAAATCCCTCTGTGGAAAGTTTATAGAGCGTAGGAGTCAGCTCCGGATCAATCATGTAGCCGCTGAATCCTTCCGCTGTTATGAAAATGACATTATACCCTTCAAACATTCCCGTATATTCATTCTGCCTTGTAGGGGTCAGACTGCCAAAATACTCGCTTAGCCATGCTGAGTCCTCTGTGGCAGCCTCAGCCTGCAAAGCAGCAAAATCAATGTCCATTTCATTATAGGGATAGTCTTCCTCTGCCGGAGTTTCCTGATTCTTCACTGTCTCCTGGGCTTCTTTCTGGATATCAGGCGTATCCTCACCAGAAGTCCCCCATATACTGTGCTTGATATCCAGATGGAGCATAGTGATCATTCCCAGCTGCTCCACCTGATCTTCTGTATGTGTATCTGTCTGATAGAGTTTTTCAGGCGTAAAGTCACCTTTCCACGGATAGAAAAAAATAACGCCAAGCATAGCAAGATGGAGAATTATCGCCGCTGCCATGCAGATCCCGGCCATAAGAAATTCCGGTTTCTTTCTATCTTCCTGACTTTTTAGGCGCAAATGCAAAACAGTATAGCAGCCAACTGGAACAACAACCATCAGAAAAAGACCGGGGATATGAACAATCAGGGCATCCCGCACCGCCGCATTGTAATCCAGCAGATGATTTCCCGCTGCTGTTTCCATACCGCTTATAATTTGATAATATTGCTGGAGGATCTCCTTACAGAGGCATTCCACCGCAAAGATAACTGACAGACAGATGACAACAATCATGCCGGCAACTTTTGCTACTTTCTCCGGAAGACAATACAAAATAGCGGTACACACCATTCCAAAAGAAGCGGCAGACAGAAAGAATATAGGGAAATATCTCATATCCAATCCCATATACAAATGAAATATTACCTCTATGAAAGCTGTCAGCCCTGCAACTGACAGCGTAGTTTTTCTTGCTTTTCGTACTTTCTCTTTCATTTCTCTCACTCTTTTCCTGCTGGAATTAGCCGATTCCACCAAAAAAGATTCCTAGAACATATACTGCAAATGTAATACCGACAAATAAATACTTCGTAACCGGCTCCAGCCATTTCCCAATCTTTTTTTCTCTTCCCATCTGAATCTGTTCCCTTGCATAGCCTTTGGGGCAGATCCAGAAAAACATCACTGCTGCAATAAGAGCTCCCAGCGGAATAATATAAATCGATACCGCATCCATCCATGCTCCTACTGTATCTCCGCTTTCAATAAACACAGCTACTGCTGCGGCGATCAGGGCAACAATGCATACTGACGTTCTCCGTGACAGCTTCAGCTCGCTTTGCAGCGCCTCAATGGGCGTCTCAAAAAGATTCATAAGCGAGGTTACCGCTGCAAAAATTACCGCAATAAAGAAAATTACTGCGAACAAAGCCCCAAAGGGAATCTGCTGAAATACTGCCGGAAGAGTAATGAACATCAGCGGAGGTCCGCTCCCTACATCCAGTCCAAAGGCAAATACCGCCGGAATAACAACCATTCCTGCAAGAAGGGCTGCACATGTGTCAAAAAGAGCAACATTGCCGGCACAGCTTACCACATCTATATCCTTTTTCAAATAGCTTCCATAAACAATCGTTCCTGATCCGGCAAGAGACAGAGAAAAGAACGCCTGACCCAGCGCATAAACCCATGTCTGAATGTTGCCAAGTTCTTCCCACCTTGGTACAAACATATAACGATAGCCTTCCGCAGCACCGGGAAGCATAACTACACGGATCAAGAGCAAAATGAAAAAAATAAAGAATATCGGCATCATCACTTTATTCATTTTCTCAATCCCCTTGCTGACTCCCATGAGCATAATTGCAAAAGTGAGCAAAAGCCCCAGGAAGTGCCAGCCTATACTTCCAAAATCAACTGCAAGTTCCCCAAAATAAGCTCCCATATCTTCTGCCTGCATCAATTCTCCGGAAATCGTTCCCCAAAGATATTTCAAAAACCATCCCACCACAACAGAATAGCCAATTGCAATTCCCAGAGATCCGAGAACCGGAATCATTCCAATAATCTTGCCCGGAATGCGTCCCTTCGGCCCAAACCTCATCTCCATTGCTTTTGTAAAAGCTCCGATCGGACCGCATTTTACACTTCTTCCGAAAGCCATCTCACCGATGACTCCCGAAAATCCAAGCAGGATAACAAAAATAAAATACGCGATCAAAAATGCTGATCCGCCAAATTCACCAGTCCGATAAGGAAACATCCATATATTTCCCATTCCCACTGCCGAACCAACACAAGCTATGATAAATCCCAGACGAGTCCGAAATTCACCCCTCGCATCTTTTTCCTTCTCTTTCATTTATTTTCCCATTCCTTTACTTTTTCGTTAAATTGTATACACTATATGTTCTGAAATCAGTTTATACAAAGGTATAATAATCGCACCGTGGTTATTATATCACATTTTTCTATAATCGTGCCTGTCAATTTTACACAGGGCTTTTCACAATTTTACACAGGGTTAAATGCAGTTTGGGACGTAACACTTTTTAACTTTACTACGTGTCAGTTTACAATTCCCACACAATTAACACAAAAAGCAGTGCCGTTTTGGCACTGCTCTCCCATTCCTGCTCAATTATTATGTACCTTCAAAACCACATACAAGAAATCTTTCCATCTTCCAGCCTTTTTGAACCTTCCTTGGTTATGCCCTCGACCGATTAGTAACAGTCAGCTCCATGTGTTGCCACACTTCCACCTCTGCCCTATCTACCTCGTCGTCTTCAAGGGGTCTTACTACTTATCGTAGGGATATCTCATCTTGAGGGGGGCTTCACGCTTAGATGCCTTCAGCGTTTATCCCTTCCCGGCTTGGCTACTCTGCCATGGCCTTGGTAAGCCAACAGATACACCAGCGGCCAGTCCATCCCGGTCCTCTCGTACTAAGGACAGCTCCTCTCAAATATCCTACGCCCACGCCGGATAGGGACCGAACTGTCTCACGACGTTCTGAACCCAGCTCGCGTACCGCTTTAATGGGCGAACAGCCCAACCCTTGGGACCTACTTCAGCCCCAGGATGCGATGAGCCGACATCGAGGTGCCAAACCACTCCGTCGATGTGAACTCTTGGGAGTGATAAGCCTGTTATCCCCAGGGTAGCTTTTATCCGTTGAGCGATGGCAATCCCACTTTATACCACCGGATCACTAAGTCCTACTTTCGTACCTGCTCCACCCGTCGGTGTCGCAGTCAAGCTCCCTTCTGCCTTTGCACTCTTCGAATGGTTTCCGACCATTCTGAGGGAACCTTTGAGCGCCTCCGATACCCTTTCGGAGGCGACCGCCCCAGTCAAACTCCCCACCTGACATTGTCCCCCAGCCGGATCACGGCTGCAGGTTAGAAACCCAGCACTGCAAGGGTGGTATCCCAACAGCGGCTCCAAAAAGACTGGCGTCTTCTCTTCCTAGCCTCCCACCTATCCTGTACATGCAATACCGAATCCCAGTATCAAGCTGGAGTAAAGCTCCATGGGGTCTTTCCGTCCTGGCGCAGGTAACCAGCATCTTCACTGGTATTTCAATTTCACCGGGTGCATTGTCGAGACAGTGCCCAAATCATTACGCCTTTCGTGCGGGTCGGAACTTACCCGACAAGGAATTTCGCTACCTTAGGACCGTTATAGTTACGGCCGCCGTTTACTGGGGCTTAAGTTCAAAGCTTCGCTTGCGCTAACCTCTCCCCTTAACCTTCCAGCACCGGGCAGGCGTCAGCCCATATACCTCACCTTTCGGTTTCGCATAGACCTGTGTTTTTGCTAAACAGTTGCTTGGGCCAATTCTCTGCGGCCTGGTCTCCCAGGCACTCCTTCTCCCGAAGTTACGGAGTCATTTTGCCGAGTTCCTTAACAATGCTTCTCCCGTCGGCCTTAGGATTCTCTCCTCATCTACCTGTGTCGGTTTACGGTACGGGTACGATATGAACAATAGCGGCTTTTCTTGGCAGCCAGCTCACACATTTCCCTACTCTTAGTTCGGTATGCATCACGTCTTCAGATTGGCAGGCGGATTTGCCTACCTGCCTCCTACCTCGCTTGCCCCGGTCTCTCCATTCCCGGTAGTGCTCTCTTTCTGCGTCCCCACAGTTCTGTCATATCGTAGTACAGGAATCTCAACCTGTTGTCCATCGGCTACGCCTCTCGGCCTCGCCTTAGGTCCCGACTTACCCAGAGCAGATCAGCTTTACTCTGGAAACCTTGGATATTCGGCCGGAAGGATTCTCACCTTCCTCTCGCTACTCATTCCGGCATTCTCTCTTCCATACAGTCCACAGCTCCTTCCGGTACTGCTTCTTCCCGTATGCAATGCTCCTCTACCAATTGATCAGATCAATTCCCGAGCTTCGGTGGTGTGTTTCAGCCCCGGACATTTTCGGCGCAGGACCTCTCGACCAGTGAGCTATTACGCACTCTTTTAATGTATGGCTGCTTCTAAGCCAACATCCTGGTTGTCTTTGAAATCCCACATCCTTTTCCACTTAACACACACTTTGGGACCTTAGCTGCAGGTCTGGGCTCTTTCCCTTTCGACTGTCCAACTTATCTCGTACAGTCTGACTCCCACACACCATCTACACGGCATTCGGAGTTTGATATTCTTCGGTAAGCTTTGACGCCCCCTAGGAAATTCAGTGCTCTACCTCCGTAAGACTTGTGTGAGGCTAGCCCTAAAGCTATTTCGAGGAGAACCAGCTATCTCCGGGTTCGATTGGAATTTCTCCCCTATCCACACCTCATCCCCACCCTTTTCAACGGATGTGGGTTCGGTCCTCCATTGCCTTTTACGGCAACTTCAACCTGGACATGGATAGATCACCCGGTTTCGGGTCTACTCCGACTGACTCATCGCCCTATTAAGACTTGGTTTCCCTTCGGCTCCATCCCTTAAGGACTTAACCTCGCCAGCCAGCGTAACTCGCCGGACCGTTCTACAAAAAGTACGCGGTCGGACCTATATAGTCCTTCCACAGCTTGTAAACACAGGGTTTCAGGTTCTCTTTCACTCCCCTCCCGGGGTCCTTTTCACCTTTCCTTCACAGTACTATGCGCTATCGGTCACTAAGGAGTATTTAGCCTTACGGGGTGGTCCCCGCTCCTTCCTACAAGGTTCCACGTGTCTCGTAGTACTCTGGATCCCGCCTTGTCAACTTATCTTTCGCTTACGGGGCTTTCACCCTCTCTGGCTGGCTTTCCCAAAACCATTCTGCTAGACTTGTTGAATCAATTGTGCGGTCCGAACCCCAGCATGCACGCACGCTGGTTTGGGCTCTTTCCATTTCGCTCGCCGCTACTTTGGAAATCGATGTTTCTTTCTCTTCCTCCGGCTACTTAGATGTTTCAGTTCACCGGGTTCCCCACGCATGGCTATGGATTCACCATACGCTGACGGAGCTTTTCTCCGCCGGGTTTCCCCATTCAGATATCTCCGGATCATTGGATATTTGCTCCTCCCCGAAGCTTTTCGCAGCTTATCACGTCTTTCATCGGCTCTTAGTGCCAAGGCATCCACCCTGTGCTCTTTTCTGCATAACCAACTTGCCAAATAGTTTCGAAAGCATCCTGACGGGACTGATCTTTCGGGAAAGCTTGCTTTCTAAAGAAAGATCCTGTTTCGGCAGTGATATTTGCAAAGCAAATGTCACCGAGAGAATTTTAATTCTCGAGGGGCTTTCAATACTACGGCTCACATGTATAGCGTTACATGTGTTGGTTCTTTCGGCCAATTTTTTTACTTTGTTTTCTTCAAAGTGTTGTAATCATCACAACAGTTTCCTGTTCATAACAATTACCTCGGATGTCTTGTTAAGATATTTCATCTTATCTATTTCTCGTATGCGGTTTTCAAGGTACATATCTGACTGATGTTTTATCAGTCATTAGAAACCTGAACTTCTTTTCAGCTCTCTAATCACTGGTAAAACCAGTTATCATAACAGCACTGCCCTGCTGATCGGGTTGGCGGCGATAAGTTGTTGCTCATCCTTGCCTGTATCTATGATAAATTTTCTTTTCGGCAGCGGTTCTGCCTTCTTTTCTTTTTTAATCTGGCGGCCACCTACTCTCCCACACCGTCTCCAGTGCAGTACCATCGGCCGCCCGGGTCTTAACCATCGTGTTCGGGATGGGTACGGGTGTTTCCCCCAGGCGCATCGCCACCAGAATTAAGTCATCAGCTTTTGACAGCTTGATCACTCAACAATAGACAACAACTCCCTACTTCTTTTCCCTAGAAAGGAGGTGATCCAGCCGCACCTTCCGATACGGCTA encodes:
- a CDS encoding LTA synthase family protein, with amino-acid sequence MKEKVRKARKTTLSVAGLTAFIEVIFHLYMGLDMRYFPIFFLSAASFGMVCTAILYCLPEKVAKVAGMIVVICLSVIFAVECLCKEILQQYYQIISGMETAAGNHLLDYNAAVRDALIVHIPGLFLMVVVPVGCYTVLHLRLKSQEDRKKPEFLMAGICMAAAIILHLAMLGVIFFYPWKGDFTPEKLYQTDTHTEDQVEQLGMITMLHLDIKHSIWGTSGEDTPDIQKEAQETVKNQETPAEEDYPYNEMDIDFAALQAEAATEDSAWLSEYFGSLTPTRQNEYTGMFEGYNVIFITAEGFSGYMIDPELTPTLYKLSTEGFVFENFYSTLHFTSTSGGEFQNLTGLYPKAAFPVSMSETGEQGTSLPFTLANRLNQKGYTSIGYHFNENMYGRDLSHPNLGYEWRQADACGRPVTKETDESGHEYWPQSDDYMIQQSFADYVDKEPFNIYYLTLSGHLPYGFDSNEMSKRNQEAVANLPYSEKTKAYIAAGLELEKGMTSLIEKLEEAGIADRTLLVMAPDHIPYSDLDILEELAGRSFGTDTLEMLDEQNVDFDVYKNTWILWSASIKEPIKVEKPCSQVDILPTLLNLLGETYDSRMLAGTDVMSENDPVVIFFSNSWLTEKGAYDRYTGTFTPSGSVAMSAEEQKIYVENMKYLVECRLRLGELIIENDYYKTAVH
- a CDS encoding sodium-dependent transporter; the protein is MKEKEKDARGEFRTRLGFIIACVGSAVGMGNIWMFPYRTGEFGGSAFLIAYFIFVILLGFSGVIGEMAFGRSVKCGPIGAFTKAMEMRFGPKGRIPGKIIGMIPVLGSLGIAIGYSVVVGWFLKYLWGTISGELMQAEDMGAYFGELAVDFGSIGWHFLGLLLTFAIMLMGVSKGIEKMNKVMMPIFFIFFILLLIRVVMLPGAAEGYRYMFVPRWEELGNIQTWVYALGQAFFSLSLAGSGTIVYGSYLKKDIDVVSCAGNVALFDTCAALLAGMVVIPAVFAFGLDVGSGPPLMFITLPAVFQQIPFGALFAVIFFIAVIFAAVTSLMNLFETPIEALQSELKLSRRTSVCIVALIAAAVAVFIESGDTVGAWMDAVSIYIIPLGALIAAVMFFWICPKGYAREQIQMGREKKIGKWLEPVTKYLFVGITFAVYVLGIFFGGIG